A window from Triplophysa dalaica isolate WHDGS20190420 chromosome 3, ASM1584641v1, whole genome shotgun sequence encodes these proteins:
- the capn10 gene encoding calpain-10 isoform X1, translated as MQTEAEHNEMFVDLSFPADDSSLFSDYTTPLSSLLGEITWLRPQEICEHPLLFPDEPVEANPKQGILGDCWLLCACSMLLKNHHLMNKVFPQEQPLWGDSGYHGDFRFKFWRNGQWIEVRVDDQLPCINGTPCFSRCVSRRAFWVALLEKAYAKLHGTYESLWAGQVCEAMVDLSGTIAERWSLKEVKSPQQPNNKDTPNGTRLSKLSEEVKKRCSISCSIHSATTGVPELGQFHAMSVMEWTNVKTKTGEKVQLIRIRNPWGRKSRGGTWKESGLGWNSLEPSCAQALLANTAEGEFWMDETEFQQEFDEVTVSYPIIEEGHLQSIFTGNFLTHSHQIGGRWVKGHSAGGCRNNSTFSTNPKYWLKVSERGEVLLSLLQCALPEPPAEGSVKLAIALHVWKVETKRFNLTRTINNTPLLSHTHAYDREVVLHTHLSPGFYLLIPSTFLQGAEGRFLLRVYSSCSTSVSVMKSTPPLQPCSEGNWESISSHGCWTVASTAGGGRNFPTHGLNPRIPLAVTYDPGGNNVRVTLRQNGPDDALHAIGFHIYKVPDGVSCSSLAPSVMSPVVRLVPHAYSQEVSVSCHLQPGEYAVIPSTYQPDLSGQFTLTLSRRIHRKAMQFQECLGSAIQEVSCISVMRR; from the exons ATGCAAACGGAGGCTGAGCACAATGAGATGTTTGTGGATCTGAGCTTTCCCGCTGATGACTCCTCCCTCTTCTCTGACTACACCACGCCCCTCTCCAGTTTGCTTGGTGAGATCACATGGCTCCGCCCACag GAGATATGTGAGCATCCTCTGCTCTTTCCGGATGAACCTGTTGAGGCCAACCCGAAGCAAGGGATTCTGGGAGATTGCTGGTTGCTATGTGCCTGCTCCATGTTACTCAAGAACCACCATCTGATGAACAAG GTGTTTCCACAGGAACAACCATTATGGGGTGACAGTGGTTACCACGGTGATTTTCGGTTCAAGTTCTGGAGGAACGGACAATGGATAGAGGTACGGGTGGATGACCAACTACCCTGTATTAATGGTACCCCTTGTTTCTCACGGTGCGTGAGCCGCAGGGCATTCTGGGTAGCACTGCTGGAGAAAGCATATGCCAA GTTACACGGTACATATGAGAGTTTGTGGGCGGGTCAAGTGTGCGAGGCCATGGTAGACCTAAGTGGAACAATAGCAGAAAGATGGAGTTTAAAAGAGGTGAAGTCACCGCAACAGCCCAACAATAAGGACACTCCCAATGGTACGAGGTTGTCAAAACTTTCAGAGGAGGTGAAAAAGCGATGTTCCATCAGCTGCTCCATCCACAGCGCAACCACTG GGGTCCCAGAGCTTGGCCAGTTCCACGCCATGAGTGTGATGGAATGGAccaatgtaaaaacaaaaactggtGAAAAAGTCCAGCTGATCAGGATTCGAAACCCCTGGGGGAGGAAGAGTCGGGGTGGGACCTGGAAGGAGAG TGGTTTAGGGTGGAATTCTCTAGAACCCTCATGTGCTCAGGCTTTACTGGCTAATACGGCAGAGGGAGAGTTTTGGATGGACGAGACAGAATTCCAGCAGGAATTTGATGAGGTCACAGTGAGTTATCCAATCATTGAGGAAGGACACCTACAGAGCATCTTTACAG GTAACTTTTTAACCCACAGCCACCAGATTGGTGGTCGCTGGGTCAAAGGTCACTCTGCCGGCGGTTGCCGTAACAACAGCACCTTTAGCACAAATCCAAAATACTGGCTGAAAGTGAGTGAGAGGGGAGAGGTGTTGCTTTCATTGCTGCAGTGTGCGCTGCCTGAACCACCAGCAGAGGGCAGTGTGAAGCTGGCTATTGCACTACATGTGTGGAAG gTGGAGACAAAGCGCTTTAATCTGACACGGACGATAAACAACACGCCActtctgtcacacacacatgcgtacGATCGTGAGGTGGTTCTGCACACCCATCTGAGCCCTGGGTTTTACCTGTTGATTCCAAGCACCTTCCTGCAGGGAGCTGAGGGACGGTTTCTCTTGAGAGTTTATTCCTCCTGTTCTACCTCTGTCAG tgtgatgAAATCGACGCCTCCTCTTCAGCCTTGTTCAGAGGGAAACTGGGAATCCATCAGCTCTCATGGATGTTGGACCGTCGCTTCTACTGCTGGAGGAGGTCGCAACTTCCCCACACATGGACTCAACCCACGCATACCCCTTGCTGTGACCTATGACCCCGGAGGCAACAATGTTAGGGTCACACTACGACAAAACGGGCCAGACGACGCCTTACATGCCATTGGCTTCCATATTTATAAG GTACCTGATGGTGTCTCTTGCTCCTCATTGGCCCCCAGTGTCATGTCTCCCGTGGTTAGACTTGTCCCTCATGCTTACTCCCAGGAGGTCAGTGTGTCTTGCCATCTTCAGCCAGGCGAGTACGCTGTAATTCCCTCCACTTACCAGCCTGATCTCAGTGGTCAATTCACCCTCACGCTTTCACGCAGGATACATCG GAAAGCAATGCAGTTCCAGGAGTGTCTTGGTAGTGCCATTCAGGAG GTCTCCTGTATCTCTGTGATGAGACGATAG
- the capn10 gene encoding calpain-10 isoform X2, which translates to MQTEAEHNEMFVDLSFPADDSSLFSDYTTPLSSLLGEITWLRPQEICEHPLLFPDEPVEANPKQGILGDCWLLCACSMLLKNHHLMNKVFPQEQPLWGDSGYHGDFRFKFWRNGQWIEVRVDDQLPCINGTPCFSRCVSRRAFWVALLEKAYAKLHGTYESLWAGQVCEAMVDLSGTIAERWSLKEVKSPQQPNNKDTPNGTRLSKLSEEVKKRCSISCSIHSATTGVPELGQFHAMSVMEWTNVKTKTGEKVQLIRIRNPWGRKSRGGTWKESGLGWNSLEPSCAQALLANTAEGEFWMDETEFQQEFDEVTVSYPIIEEGHLQSIFTGNFLTHSHQIGGRWVKGHSAGGCRNNSTFSTNPKYWLKVSERGEVLLSLLQCALPEPPAEGSVKLAIALHVWKVETKRFNLTRTINNTPLLSHTHAYDREVVLHTHLSPGFYLLIPSTFLQGAEGRFLLRVYSSCSTSVSVMKSTPPLQPCSEGNWESISSHGCWTVASTAGGGRNFPTHGLNPRIPLAVTYDPGGNNVRVTLRQNGPDDALHAIGFHIYKVPDGVSCSSLAPSVMSPVVRLVPHAYSQEVSVSCHLQPGKQCSSRSVLVVPFRRSPVSL; encoded by the exons ATGCAAACGGAGGCTGAGCACAATGAGATGTTTGTGGATCTGAGCTTTCCCGCTGATGACTCCTCCCTCTTCTCTGACTACACCACGCCCCTCTCCAGTTTGCTTGGTGAGATCACATGGCTCCGCCCACag GAGATATGTGAGCATCCTCTGCTCTTTCCGGATGAACCTGTTGAGGCCAACCCGAAGCAAGGGATTCTGGGAGATTGCTGGTTGCTATGTGCCTGCTCCATGTTACTCAAGAACCACCATCTGATGAACAAG GTGTTTCCACAGGAACAACCATTATGGGGTGACAGTGGTTACCACGGTGATTTTCGGTTCAAGTTCTGGAGGAACGGACAATGGATAGAGGTACGGGTGGATGACCAACTACCCTGTATTAATGGTACCCCTTGTTTCTCACGGTGCGTGAGCCGCAGGGCATTCTGGGTAGCACTGCTGGAGAAAGCATATGCCAA GTTACACGGTACATATGAGAGTTTGTGGGCGGGTCAAGTGTGCGAGGCCATGGTAGACCTAAGTGGAACAATAGCAGAAAGATGGAGTTTAAAAGAGGTGAAGTCACCGCAACAGCCCAACAATAAGGACACTCCCAATGGTACGAGGTTGTCAAAACTTTCAGAGGAGGTGAAAAAGCGATGTTCCATCAGCTGCTCCATCCACAGCGCAACCACTG GGGTCCCAGAGCTTGGCCAGTTCCACGCCATGAGTGTGATGGAATGGAccaatgtaaaaacaaaaactggtGAAAAAGTCCAGCTGATCAGGATTCGAAACCCCTGGGGGAGGAAGAGTCGGGGTGGGACCTGGAAGGAGAG TGGTTTAGGGTGGAATTCTCTAGAACCCTCATGTGCTCAGGCTTTACTGGCTAATACGGCAGAGGGAGAGTTTTGGATGGACGAGACAGAATTCCAGCAGGAATTTGATGAGGTCACAGTGAGTTATCCAATCATTGAGGAAGGACACCTACAGAGCATCTTTACAG GTAACTTTTTAACCCACAGCCACCAGATTGGTGGTCGCTGGGTCAAAGGTCACTCTGCCGGCGGTTGCCGTAACAACAGCACCTTTAGCACAAATCCAAAATACTGGCTGAAAGTGAGTGAGAGGGGAGAGGTGTTGCTTTCATTGCTGCAGTGTGCGCTGCCTGAACCACCAGCAGAGGGCAGTGTGAAGCTGGCTATTGCACTACATGTGTGGAAG gTGGAGACAAAGCGCTTTAATCTGACACGGACGATAAACAACACGCCActtctgtcacacacacatgcgtacGATCGTGAGGTGGTTCTGCACACCCATCTGAGCCCTGGGTTTTACCTGTTGATTCCAAGCACCTTCCTGCAGGGAGCTGAGGGACGGTTTCTCTTGAGAGTTTATTCCTCCTGTTCTACCTCTGTCAG tgtgatgAAATCGACGCCTCCTCTTCAGCCTTGTTCAGAGGGAAACTGGGAATCCATCAGCTCTCATGGATGTTGGACCGTCGCTTCTACTGCTGGAGGAGGTCGCAACTTCCCCACACATGGACTCAACCCACGCATACCCCTTGCTGTGACCTATGACCCCGGAGGCAACAATGTTAGGGTCACACTACGACAAAACGGGCCAGACGACGCCTTACATGCCATTGGCTTCCATATTTATAAG GTACCTGATGGTGTCTCTTGCTCCTCATTGGCCCCCAGTGTCATGTCTCCCGTGGTTAGACTTGTCCCTCATGCTTACTCCCAGGAGGTCAGTGTGTCTTGCCATCTTCAGCCAG GAAAGCAATGCAGTTCCAGGAGTGTCTTGGTAGTGCCATTCAGGAG GTCTCCTGTATCTCTGTGA
- the LOC130417416 gene encoding phospholipid scramblase family member 5, whose amino-acid sequence MHTSEDFCKAFSSVTTQPLPYGLEREKHIDMIFRAFHRQVRPTEEPQNVSLVVQAASPEETEIDCEDKRLGKLAVMRKVTRLHITARPELQGPQCVARRAYSISTETRDQIFVAIEESSCVCGQFCGPARSCSLQGFDKDSDCVFLFERPLRAEVCWLGCCLMEMRAFTPDRQLIGTVYQRWSMFTPYFEVCDSEGISTVRIQGSCCNTRCLSEQELQVVSSIGETIGRIWKRWPGYREEGNMDHEYFGLDVPQGIHLKVKVLLLAATFLLNHMFFEMS is encoded by the exons atgcACACCAGCGAGgatttttgtaaa gcCTTCTCATCTGTGACCACTCAACCTCTTCCCTACGgtctagagagagagaaacacattgACATGATCTTCAGGGCTTTCCACAGGCAGGTTAGACCTACAGAAGAACCGCAGAACGTCTCTCTCGTGGTCCAAGCTGCAAGTCCTGAAGAGACAGAGATAGACTGCGAGGATAAAAGACTTGGAAAACTAGCTGTAATGAGAAAAGTCACACGACTCCACATTACAGCCAGACCAGAGCTGCAAG GTCCACAGTGTGTAGCCCGAAGAGCATACAGCATTTCCACAGAAACCAGAGATCAAATATTTGTGGCTATAGAGG AGAGCTCTTGTGTTTGTGGGCAGTTCTGCGGTCCAGCTCGCTCATGCTCATTACAGGGCTTTGACAAAGATTCCGACTGCGTCTTTTTGTTTGAGAGGCCCTTGAGAGCGGAGGTGTGCTGGCTTGGATGTTGCCTGATGGAAATGAGAGCATTCACACCTGACAGACAACTGATCGGGACAGTCTATCAACG GTGGAGTATGTTCACGCCATATTTTGAGGTCTGTGACTCTGAGGGCATCTCGACTGTGAGGATTCAGGGTTCCTGCTGTAACACACGATGTCTCTCAGAGCAGGAGCTCCAG GTGGTATCAAGTATTGGTGAGACCATCGGTCGAATATGGAAGAGATGGCCTGGATATAGAGAAGAAGGCAACATGGATCATGAGTATTTCGGACTGGATG TACCTCAAGGAATTCATCTAAAGGTCAAAGTGCTGTTGCTAGCTGCCACCTTTCTTCTG AACCATATGTTTTTTGAGATGAGCTAA
- the capn10 gene encoding calpain-10 isoform X3: protein MCLLHVTQEPPSDEQDYQVFPQEQPLWGDSGYHGDFRFKFWRNGQWIEVRVDDQLPCINGTPCFSRCVSRRAFWVALLEKAYAKLHGTYESLWAGQVCEAMVDLSGTIAERWSLKEVKSPQQPNNKDTPNGTRLSKLSEEVKKRCSISCSIHSATTGVPELGQFHAMSVMEWTNVKTKTGEKVQLIRIRNPWGRKSRGGTWKESGLGWNSLEPSCAQALLANTAEGEFWMDETEFQQEFDEVTVSYPIIEEGHLQSIFTGNFLTHSHQIGGRWVKGHSAGGCRNNSTFSTNPKYWLKVSERGEVLLSLLQCALPEPPAEGSVKLAIALHVWKVETKRFNLTRTINNTPLLSHTHAYDREVVLHTHLSPGFYLLIPSTFLQGAEGRFLLRVYSSCSTSVSVMKSTPPLQPCSEGNWESISSHGCWTVASTAGGGRNFPTHGLNPRIPLAVTYDPGGNNVRVTLRQNGPDDALHAIGFHIYKVPDGVSCSSLAPSVMSPVVRLVPHAYSQEVSVSCHLQPGEYAVIPSTYQPDLSGQFTLTLSRRIHRKAMQFQECLGSAIQEVSCISVMRR from the exons ATGTGCCTGCTCCATGTTACTCAAGAACCACCATCTGATGAACAAG ATTATCAGGTGTTTCCACAGGAACAACCATTATGGGGTGACAGTGGTTACCACGGTGATTTTCGGTTCAAGTTCTGGAGGAACGGACAATGGATAGAGGTACGGGTGGATGACCAACTACCCTGTATTAATGGTACCCCTTGTTTCTCACGGTGCGTGAGCCGCAGGGCATTCTGGGTAGCACTGCTGGAGAAAGCATATGCCAA GTTACACGGTACATATGAGAGTTTGTGGGCGGGTCAAGTGTGCGAGGCCATGGTAGACCTAAGTGGAACAATAGCAGAAAGATGGAGTTTAAAAGAGGTGAAGTCACCGCAACAGCCCAACAATAAGGACACTCCCAATGGTACGAGGTTGTCAAAACTTTCAGAGGAGGTGAAAAAGCGATGTTCCATCAGCTGCTCCATCCACAGCGCAACCACTG GGGTCCCAGAGCTTGGCCAGTTCCACGCCATGAGTGTGATGGAATGGAccaatgtaaaaacaaaaactggtGAAAAAGTCCAGCTGATCAGGATTCGAAACCCCTGGGGGAGGAAGAGTCGGGGTGGGACCTGGAAGGAGAG TGGTTTAGGGTGGAATTCTCTAGAACCCTCATGTGCTCAGGCTTTACTGGCTAATACGGCAGAGGGAGAGTTTTGGATGGACGAGACAGAATTCCAGCAGGAATTTGATGAGGTCACAGTGAGTTATCCAATCATTGAGGAAGGACACCTACAGAGCATCTTTACAG GTAACTTTTTAACCCACAGCCACCAGATTGGTGGTCGCTGGGTCAAAGGTCACTCTGCCGGCGGTTGCCGTAACAACAGCACCTTTAGCACAAATCCAAAATACTGGCTGAAAGTGAGTGAGAGGGGAGAGGTGTTGCTTTCATTGCTGCAGTGTGCGCTGCCTGAACCACCAGCAGAGGGCAGTGTGAAGCTGGCTATTGCACTACATGTGTGGAAG gTGGAGACAAAGCGCTTTAATCTGACACGGACGATAAACAACACGCCActtctgtcacacacacatgcgtacGATCGTGAGGTGGTTCTGCACACCCATCTGAGCCCTGGGTTTTACCTGTTGATTCCAAGCACCTTCCTGCAGGGAGCTGAGGGACGGTTTCTCTTGAGAGTTTATTCCTCCTGTTCTACCTCTGTCAG tgtgatgAAATCGACGCCTCCTCTTCAGCCTTGTTCAGAGGGAAACTGGGAATCCATCAGCTCTCATGGATGTTGGACCGTCGCTTCTACTGCTGGAGGAGGTCGCAACTTCCCCACACATGGACTCAACCCACGCATACCCCTTGCTGTGACCTATGACCCCGGAGGCAACAATGTTAGGGTCACACTACGACAAAACGGGCCAGACGACGCCTTACATGCCATTGGCTTCCATATTTATAAG GTACCTGATGGTGTCTCTTGCTCCTCATTGGCCCCCAGTGTCATGTCTCCCGTGGTTAGACTTGTCCCTCATGCTTACTCCCAGGAGGTCAGTGTGTCTTGCCATCTTCAGCCAGGCGAGTACGCTGTAATTCCCTCCACTTACCAGCCTGATCTCAGTGGTCAATTCACCCTCACGCTTTCACGCAGGATACATCG GAAAGCAATGCAGTTCCAGGAGTGTCTTGGTAGTGCCATTCAGGAG GTCTCCTGTATCTCTGTGATGAGACGATAG
- the capn10 gene encoding calpain-10 isoform X4 — MQTEAEHNEMFVDLSFPADDSSLFSDYTTPLSSLLGEITWLRPQEICEHPLLFPDEPVEANPKQGILGDCWLLCACSMLLKNHHLMNKVFPQEQPLWGDSGYHGDFRFKFWRNGQWIEVRVDDQLPCINGTPCFSRCVSRRAFWVALLEKAYAKLHGTYESLWAGQVCEAMVDLSGTIAERWSLKEVKSPQQPNNKDTPNGTRLSKLSEEVKKRCSISCSIHSATTGVPELGQFHAMSVMEWTNVKTKTGEKVQLIRIRNPWGRKSRGGTWKESGLGWNSLEPSCAQALLANTAEGEFWMDETEFQQEFDEVTVSYPIIEEGHLQSIFTGNFLTHSHQIGGRWVKGHSAGGCRNNSTFSTNPKYWLKVSERGEVLLSLLQCALPEPPAEGSVKLAIALHVWKVETKRFNLTRTINNTPLLSHTHAYDREVVLHTHLSPGFYLLIPSTFLQGAEGRFLLRVYSSCSTSVSVMKSTPPLQPCSEGNWESISSHGCWTVASTAGGGRNFPTHGLNPRIPLAVTYDPGGNNVRVTLRQNGPDDALHAIGFHIYKESTVY; from the exons ATGCAAACGGAGGCTGAGCACAATGAGATGTTTGTGGATCTGAGCTTTCCCGCTGATGACTCCTCCCTCTTCTCTGACTACACCACGCCCCTCTCCAGTTTGCTTGGTGAGATCACATGGCTCCGCCCACag GAGATATGTGAGCATCCTCTGCTCTTTCCGGATGAACCTGTTGAGGCCAACCCGAAGCAAGGGATTCTGGGAGATTGCTGGTTGCTATGTGCCTGCTCCATGTTACTCAAGAACCACCATCTGATGAACAAG GTGTTTCCACAGGAACAACCATTATGGGGTGACAGTGGTTACCACGGTGATTTTCGGTTCAAGTTCTGGAGGAACGGACAATGGATAGAGGTACGGGTGGATGACCAACTACCCTGTATTAATGGTACCCCTTGTTTCTCACGGTGCGTGAGCCGCAGGGCATTCTGGGTAGCACTGCTGGAGAAAGCATATGCCAA GTTACACGGTACATATGAGAGTTTGTGGGCGGGTCAAGTGTGCGAGGCCATGGTAGACCTAAGTGGAACAATAGCAGAAAGATGGAGTTTAAAAGAGGTGAAGTCACCGCAACAGCCCAACAATAAGGACACTCCCAATGGTACGAGGTTGTCAAAACTTTCAGAGGAGGTGAAAAAGCGATGTTCCATCAGCTGCTCCATCCACAGCGCAACCACTG GGGTCCCAGAGCTTGGCCAGTTCCACGCCATGAGTGTGATGGAATGGAccaatgtaaaaacaaaaactggtGAAAAAGTCCAGCTGATCAGGATTCGAAACCCCTGGGGGAGGAAGAGTCGGGGTGGGACCTGGAAGGAGAG TGGTTTAGGGTGGAATTCTCTAGAACCCTCATGTGCTCAGGCTTTACTGGCTAATACGGCAGAGGGAGAGTTTTGGATGGACGAGACAGAATTCCAGCAGGAATTTGATGAGGTCACAGTGAGTTATCCAATCATTGAGGAAGGACACCTACAGAGCATCTTTACAG GTAACTTTTTAACCCACAGCCACCAGATTGGTGGTCGCTGGGTCAAAGGTCACTCTGCCGGCGGTTGCCGTAACAACAGCACCTTTAGCACAAATCCAAAATACTGGCTGAAAGTGAGTGAGAGGGGAGAGGTGTTGCTTTCATTGCTGCAGTGTGCGCTGCCTGAACCACCAGCAGAGGGCAGTGTGAAGCTGGCTATTGCACTACATGTGTGGAAG gTGGAGACAAAGCGCTTTAATCTGACACGGACGATAAACAACACGCCActtctgtcacacacacatgcgtacGATCGTGAGGTGGTTCTGCACACCCATCTGAGCCCTGGGTTTTACCTGTTGATTCCAAGCACCTTCCTGCAGGGAGCTGAGGGACGGTTTCTCTTGAGAGTTTATTCCTCCTGTTCTACCTCTGTCAG tgtgatgAAATCGACGCCTCCTCTTCAGCCTTGTTCAGAGGGAAACTGGGAATCCATCAGCTCTCATGGATGTTGGACCGTCGCTTCTACTGCTGGAGGAGGTCGCAACTTCCCCACACATGGACTCAACCCACGCATACCCCTTGCTGTGACCTATGACCCCGGAGGCAACAATGTTAGGGTCACACTACGACAAAACGGGCCAGACGACGCCTTACATGCCATTGGCTTCCATATTTATAAG GAAAGCACTGTATATTAA
- the eif4e2 gene encoding eukaryotic translation initiation factor 4E type 2: MNNKFDALKDDDSGDHDQDNSSPNDGEKGKIDDDEKDSNTTKRNAVVPGTDEHPLQFNYSFWYSRRTPGRPASTQSYEQNIKQIGSFASVEQFWRFYSHMIRPGDLTGHSDFHLFKEGIKPMWEDDANKSGGKWIIRLRKGLASRCWENLILAILGEQFMVGEEICGAVVSVRFQEDIISIWNKTASDQATTARIRDTLRRVLNLPPNTIMEYKTHTDSIKAWEDFHGLVNASGGR, from the exons ATGAACAACAAATTTGACGC CCTAAAAGATGATGACAGCGGAGACCATGACCAGGACAACAGCTCACCGAATGATGGGGAAAAGGGAAAAATTGACGACGATGAGAAGGATTCAAACACTACAAAAAGAAAT GCGGTGGTGCCAGGGACTGATGAGCACCCTCTTCAATTCAACTACTCATTTTGGTATTCTCGCCGCACACCGGGACGGCCCGCCAGCACGCAGAGCTACGAACAGAACATCAAACAAATCGGCAGCTTTGCTTCG GTGGAGCAGTTCTGGCGTTTTTATAGTCACATGATCAGACCGGGCGATCTGACTGGCCACAGCGATTTCCACCTGTTTAAGGAAGGGATCAAGCCCATGTGGGAG GATGATGCTAATAAGAGTGGAGGTAAATGGATCATTCGGCTTCGTAAAGGTCTGGCGTCCCGCTGCTGGGAGAATCTGATCCTGGCCATACTGGGAGAACAGTTCATGGTGGGAGAGGAGATCTGTGGGGCTGTCGTGTCCGTTCGCTTCCAG GAAGATATCATTTCTATCTGGAATAAGACGGCCAGCGATCAGGCCACCACCGCTCGCATTAGAGACACTTTACGCAGAGTTCTCAATCTGCCTCCTAATACCATTATGGAGTACAAAACACATACCGACAGCATCAA GGCCTGGGAGGATTTTCATGGTCTAGTAAATGCAAGTGGAGGTCGCTAG